The Aureitalea marina genome includes a window with the following:
- the ppk2 gene encoding polyphosphate kinase 2, whose product MLTIEDFKKAGDSEEFFQILQEKEPPERVDKILQKVQYEEDLIKLQAELVNLQQWVEKKKMRVAVIFEGRDAAGKGGAIRRFTQHLNPRSMRVVALNKPTEVERGQWYFRRYIKQLPNPGEIVFFDRSWYNRAVVEPVNGFCSEKEYDTFMNQVIYFERMIIESGIRLIKLYFSISKEEQAARFEEIIHSPVKRWKYSKVDQNALGLWDEYTRYKERMFEHTNTLQAPWLIIQANRKTKARVEAMEHILNLIPYKPKDKEVLAHQEIEY is encoded by the coding sequence ATGCTCACCATCGAAGATTTTAAAAAAGCTGGAGATAGCGAAGAATTCTTTCAAATCTTGCAAGAGAAAGAGCCTCCAGAGCGGGTAGATAAGATCCTTCAAAAAGTTCAGTACGAGGAGGATCTGATAAAACTACAGGCAGAGTTGGTCAACTTGCAACAGTGGGTGGAGAAGAAAAAAATGCGGGTTGCTGTCATATTTGAAGGTCGCGACGCTGCGGGTAAAGGAGGGGCAATACGTCGTTTTACTCAACATCTCAACCCGCGGAGTATGCGCGTTGTAGCGCTGAACAAGCCCACTGAAGTTGAGCGTGGGCAATGGTATTTCCGGCGATACATCAAGCAACTTCCCAATCCGGGTGAGATCGTATTCTTTGATCGTAGTTGGTATAACCGGGCCGTGGTGGAGCCAGTAAACGGTTTTTGTTCGGAAAAAGAGTACGACACCTTCATGAACCAGGTTATTTACTTCGAACGCATGATCATTGAGTCCGGCATCCGTTTGATCAAGTTGTACTTCTCCATTTCCAAAGAAGAACAGGCAGCTCGGTTTGAAGAGATCATACACAGTCCCGTAAAACGATGGAAGTATTCGAAGGTAGATCAGAATGCACTCGGGCTTTGGGATGAGTATACGCGTTATAAGGAGCGTATGTTTGAGCACACCAATACCCTGCAAGCTCCTTGGTTAATTATCCAGGCCAATCGGAAAACAAAAGCAAGGGTGGAGGCCATGGAGCATATTCTGAACTTGATTCCCTACAAGCCAAAGGATAAGGAAGTACTTGCCCATCAGGAGATCGAATATTAA
- a CDS encoding CopD family protein — translation MEYNYIKALHLIFVITWFAGLFYIVRLFVYQIESAAKPSPEREILGEQLKLMARRLWYIITWPSMILATGFAIWLMVLRPFYISDAWMQVKLGFVVLLIIYHIKCHHYFLQLQRDEVKHSSNYMRLFNEGATIILFAVVFLVILKNAVNWIYGTLGIILFSVLIMLGYRFYKRIREGKSS, via the coding sequence ATGGAGTATAATTATATAAAAGCCCTGCATCTGATCTTCGTTATTACCTGGTTTGCGGGGCTTTTCTATATTGTCCGCCTGTTTGTTTACCAGATAGAATCGGCGGCCAAACCTTCGCCAGAAAGGGAAATTTTGGGAGAGCAGTTGAAGTTGATGGCCAGAAGATTGTGGTACATCATTACCTGGCCGTCCATGATACTTGCAACAGGTTTTGCCATTTGGCTAATGGTACTCAGGCCCTTCTATATTTCGGATGCCTGGATGCAGGTGAAATTGGGGTTTGTGGTGCTGTTGATCATCTATCACATCAAGTGTCACCACTATTTCCTGCAATTACAACGGGATGAGGTAAAACACAGTTCCAACTATATGCGCCTTTTTAATGAAGGGGCGACCATCATCCTTTTTGCCGTGGTCTTTTTGGTGATCTTGAAAAATGCGGTCAATTGGATCTACGGAACCCTGGGGATTATACTATTCTCTGTACTGATCATGTTGGGATACCGGTTTTATAAACGGATACGGGAAGGAAAGTCAAGTTAG
- a CDS encoding sensor histidine kinase — MRVVKSLRFRIFMAMLMLVVLASILIALVTVYQYREEAYDYHRERLQRKEASIRDNINYVLKNTTYPVETDQIPLIFRTKIFEIKDIHNLELYFYDLDGGLLKSSRASLLRDTTHDQIPEYALQALRISADKHFVEEFEEEGVKYQSSYSYITDSQFKPLAILNLPYIADDDFINKELRENLTRLAIAYAFMLLIAIALAYFLSKYITRSLNQVSERINQTRLDKRNEKIELEDNTTNELTSLVKAYNSMIDELEQSAAQLATSEREAAWREMAKQVAHEIKNPLTPMRLTVQSFQRKFNAEDPDVDKKVAEYSNTLIQQIDTMSSIASAFSTYAEMPAQQDEHLNVVNITRLALEIFNEPYIYFESEEEEMIVKFDRTQLIRVITNLVKNSIQAIHQRNPDNPHIDVEISSAPGSVLITVSDNGTGIADQNRELVFEPKFTTKTSGMGLGLAMVKKIVETYRGTIDFESAEHLGTTFRVTIPKQS; from the coding sequence ATGCGTGTAGTAAAATCATTGCGATTCAGGATATTCATGGCCATGCTTATGCTGGTGGTACTTGCATCTATTCTGATTGCTTTGGTAACGGTCTATCAATATCGGGAGGAAGCATACGACTATCACAGGGAAAGGCTGCAACGAAAAGAGGCAAGTATTCGGGACAACATCAACTATGTGCTCAAGAATACGACCTATCCTGTGGAAACCGATCAAATACCGCTGATTTTTCGCACCAAGATCTTCGAGATCAAGGACATTCACAATCTCGAACTTTACTTCTACGACCTGGATGGTGGCTTGCTCAAATCCTCCCGTGCATCTTTACTGCGTGATACCACTCATGATCAGATTCCCGAATATGCCCTGCAGGCACTGAGAATTTCTGCAGACAAGCATTTTGTGGAAGAGTTCGAAGAAGAAGGAGTTAAATATCAGTCCTCTTATTCCTATATCACCGATTCCCAGTTCAAACCCCTGGCTATTCTCAATCTACCTTATATCGCAGACGACGATTTCATCAATAAGGAACTTCGAGAGAACCTCACGCGCCTGGCCATAGCCTATGCCTTCATGCTTTTGATCGCTATTGCCCTGGCCTATTTCCTTTCTAAGTATATCACCCGATCGCTAAACCAGGTGAGTGAACGCATCAACCAAACCCGTCTGGATAAGCGCAACGAGAAGATCGAATTGGAGGACAATACCACAAACGAATTAACCAGTCTGGTTAAGGCTTATAACTCCATGATAGACGAATTGGAGCAAAGTGCAGCCCAATTGGCAACTAGCGAGAGGGAGGCCGCCTGGAGGGAAATGGCCAAACAGGTGGCTCACGAGATCAAAAACCCATTGACTCCGATGCGCCTGACCGTTCAAAGTTTTCAGCGCAAGTTCAATGCTGAAGATCCGGATGTAGATAAGAAAGTAGCCGAGTATTCAAATACACTTATCCAGCAGATCGATACCATGAGCTCTATTGCCTCTGCCTTCTCCACCTATGCGGAGATGCCGGCCCAGCAAGATGAGCACCTCAATGTGGTCAATATTACCCGTCTGGCATTGGAGATATTTAACGAACCTTACATTTATTTTGAGAGTGAAGAGGAGGAGATGATCGTCAAGTTTGACCGGACTCAACTGATCCGGGTGATCACCAATCTGGTTAAGAATTCCATACAGGCCATTCATCAACGCAACCCAGACAACCCCCATATTGATGTTGAGATCAGTTCCGCACCGGGTAGTGTGCTGATTACTGTTTCTGATAACGGTACCGGCATCGCGGATCAGAATAGGGAACTGGTCTTTGAACCTAAATTCACTACCAAGACCAGTGGTATGGGGTTGGGGCTGGCGATGGTAAAGAAGATTGTGGAGACCTACAGGGGAACCATCGATTTTGAATCGGCAGAACATCTGGGAACAACCTTCCGCGTGACCATTCCTAAACAAAGCTAG
- a CDS encoding enoyl-CoA hydratase/isomerase family protein: MEYNNLLTDFEDGITTITINRPKKLNALNKETIQELHDAFKEADEDSATRVIVITGSGDKAFVAGADISEFADYSVAQGADLASQGQALLFDFVAHLSTPVIAAINGFALGGGLELAMAAHIRVASENAKMGLPEVSLGVIPGYGGTQRLPQLVGKGRAMEMIMTAGMITADQALDFGLVNHVTTSDELFLWIDKLAKRIKQNSPAAIGSAIEAVNAGFEDGENGFDAEITLFGKCFGTADFQEGTQAFLNKRKPDFKGN, from the coding sequence ATGGAATACAACAATCTGCTCACCGATTTTGAGGACGGGATCACTACCATTACTATCAATCGTCCCAAGAAATTGAACGCACTTAACAAGGAGACCATTCAGGAATTACATGACGCTTTTAAGGAAGCAGATGAAGATTCCGCAACCCGTGTGATTGTGATTACAGGAAGTGGTGATAAAGCCTTTGTCGCCGGTGCGGACATCAGCGAATTCGCTGACTATTCTGTTGCTCAGGGCGCTGATCTTGCTTCTCAAGGCCAGGCACTTCTATTTGACTTTGTGGCGCACCTCTCCACTCCGGTAATTGCCGCCATTAACGGCTTTGCTCTTGGGGGAGGCTTAGAGTTGGCCATGGCAGCTCACATACGTGTAGCTAGTGAAAATGCCAAAATGGGTCTTCCAGAGGTATCCCTGGGAGTCATTCCTGGTTATGGAGGGACCCAACGCCTTCCGCAATTAGTGGGTAAGGGTAGAGCCATGGAAATGATCATGACTGCCGGTATGATCACTGCAGACCAGGCTCTTGATTTTGGCCTGGTGAATCATGTGACCACATCGGACGAACTTTTTCTATGGATCGATAAGTTGGCTAAACGCATCAAACAGAACTCTCCAGCAGCTATCGGCTCGGCTATCGAAGCTGTAAATGCCGGATTTGAAGATGGAGAAAATGGCTTTGACGCAGAGATCACCCTCTTTGGAAAATGTTTTGGAACAGCCGATTTTCAAGAAGGTACCCAGGCTTTTCTCAACAAAAGAAAACCAGACTTCAAAGGAAATTAG
- a CDS encoding PA0069 family radical SAM protein produces the protein MSTPIRGRGAQKKQHNSFDQFRHEVQDDFLQYCELEGEEADNNLTNYQEVFPKSFVNKINSPDVPMEYSANPYQGCEHGCVYCYARNSHEYWGYGAGVDFERNILVKPNAPKLLEKTIRAKSWEGNTIVLSGNTDCYQPIERKLEITRKCLEVFSRWKHPVGIITKNALVLRDIDLLAPLAEINAAAVHISIPTLDEKSRRLMEPRTSSIKNRLKAVETLSKAGIPVNVMMAPIIPALNSHEILPLAKAASDAGALTLIHTLVRLNGKIADVFTDWLEKTLPDKSERILHLIASCHDGKLTDSEFGRRMSGSGALAAQIAQTVKLARRKYFGESRFPKLDNSHFLTLKNPQTSLF, from the coding sequence ATGTCAACTCCTATCAGGGGCCGGGGTGCCCAAAAAAAGCAGCACAATAGCTTCGATCAGTTTCGTCACGAGGTTCAGGACGATTTCCTTCAATACTGCGAATTGGAGGGAGAAGAGGCAGACAATAACCTAACTAATTACCAGGAAGTATTCCCCAAAAGCTTTGTAAATAAGATCAATAGTCCGGATGTCCCCATGGAGTATTCGGCCAATCCCTACCAGGGGTGTGAACATGGTTGTGTGTATTGCTATGCCAGGAATTCCCATGAATATTGGGGATACGGAGCGGGTGTGGACTTTGAGCGAAACATACTGGTAAAGCCTAATGCGCCTAAGCTTTTAGAGAAGACCATCAGGGCAAAGTCCTGGGAAGGAAATACCATTGTGCTTTCCGGCAATACGGACTGTTATCAACCAATAGAACGGAAACTAGAGATAACCAGGAAATGCCTCGAGGTATTTTCCCGGTGGAAACACCCGGTAGGAATAATTACCAAGAATGCCTTGGTTTTACGGGATATCGATTTGCTGGCTCCTTTGGCCGAGATCAATGCGGCCGCTGTCCATATATCCATTCCAACCCTGGACGAGAAGAGCAGGAGGTTGATGGAACCTCGAACCTCCAGTATCAAAAACCGGTTAAAAGCAGTTGAAACACTCTCTAAGGCTGGAATTCCAGTTAATGTGATGATGGCACCCATTATTCCCGCTTTAAACAGCCATGAGATCCTGCCCTTGGCCAAAGCTGCTTCAGATGCTGGGGCTTTGACCTTGATCCACACCCTGGTCAGACTGAACGGTAAGATCGCTGATGTTTTTACGGATTGGTTAGAGAAGACCCTACCGGATAAATCGGAGAGGATACTTCATTTAATTGCCAGCTGTCACGATGGGAAGTTGACCGACAGTGAATTTGGAAGACGAATGAGCGGCTCTGGAGCGCTCGCTGCACAGATCGCTCAAACGGTAAAGTTAGCTCGCAGGAAATATTTTGGTGAAAGCCGATTCCCGAAATTGGACAACAGTCATTTCCTCACACTTAAAAACCCGCAGACCAGTCTATTTTAA
- a CDS encoding carboxypeptidase-like regulatory domain-containing protein, with translation MKSFTSILLFFCTLIASSQTIVTLDGLLLDRETKEPIRFANVSILEKNVGTVSLDDGTFKLQYNKNKVGDLSVMQVSALGYQTRQITLTQLYRLFQKTNVLMLDTNLAGVARATVGDPVGVSDTRLSGKVFSDSGPLQGATVKIKGTYREAITDVDGIYRIEAQPGDVLQVAQLGMIPTEVPVSGAGPVDVELKVDGQLLEEVYVKGEVKKDPYNTEFETAYGKREFNKLGFSIGQITSEDINDGYTNFDQLLYRLNGLQSSRGPDGELVYFFQRSVGSSVSQNSLPIFVVDNIIYQQQEGQSLPAIDVQNIESVTALPGIAASVKYGGLGSAGAIIVKTKVQAYGETGGEISRKNSALVIGNNYSEQLPFYDNDDLLPAYLGQLNKASSFEDAKRIYLSQGSFADSYGIPYYMDVADYFQKWDRNYAASIAMKLAELGPTNVRVLKSLAFKLEELGQLEDAKSVYQRIALVQPEAAQSYRDLAYIYKETGELNKAFGLYKQILANDTEGIDFSGVQKPAENELRQMLKNHKAQVDFASVSNDLLDVRFKQDVRVVLEWNDPALEFEVQFVNPQRKFFSWKHDMFDNADRMFEEVQQGYFMEEFIIDDDVQGNWLVNIRNTGLNNGDGKNPIFLKYTFYKDYGLPTETKEVKTINLSTYTQKVSLDTFLN, from the coding sequence ATGAAATCTTTTACTTCCATTCTATTATTTTTTTGCACCCTGATTGCGAGTTCTCAAACCATAGTAACCCTGGACGGTTTACTATTGGACAGAGAAACTAAAGAACCCATCCGATTTGCCAATGTGAGCATATTGGAAAAGAATGTTGGGACAGTCTCCCTGGACGACGGGACCTTCAAATTACAATACAACAAGAATAAGGTCGGAGACCTGTCCGTTATGCAGGTATCTGCCCTAGGTTACCAGACGCGTCAGATCACCTTAACACAACTTTATCGCCTTTTTCAAAAGACCAATGTGCTGATGTTGGACACCAATTTGGCTGGCGTTGCCAGGGCCACAGTTGGAGATCCAGTTGGAGTATCAGATACTCGACTGTCCGGTAAAGTATTTAGCGATAGCGGACCTCTTCAAGGGGCCACTGTTAAGATTAAAGGCACTTATAGGGAGGCCATTACTGACGTAGATGGAATCTATCGGATAGAGGCCCAGCCTGGGGATGTCTTACAGGTAGCCCAGCTCGGTATGATACCCACCGAAGTACCAGTTAGTGGCGCAGGCCCAGTGGATGTAGAATTGAAAGTAGATGGACAGCTGCTAGAAGAGGTGTATGTTAAAGGAGAGGTTAAAAAGGACCCTTATAATACTGAATTTGAAACAGCTTATGGTAAGCGAGAGTTTAATAAACTCGGATTTTCAATCGGCCAGATCACATCAGAAGATATCAACGACGGATATACCAATTTTGATCAGCTCCTATACAGACTCAATGGATTGCAATCCAGCCGTGGTCCAGATGGGGAATTGGTTTACTTTTTCCAGCGAAGTGTTGGATCTTCCGTCAGTCAGAATTCCTTGCCAATCTTTGTGGTCGATAACATCATCTATCAACAACAAGAAGGACAAAGTCTGCCCGCGATCGATGTCCAAAATATCGAGAGTGTAACTGCATTACCCGGAATAGCCGCTTCTGTTAAGTACGGTGGTTTGGGAAGTGCCGGTGCTATAATCGTAAAGACCAAAGTGCAGGCTTATGGGGAGACCGGGGGTGAGATCTCCAGAAAAAACTCGGCCCTTGTTATTGGAAATAACTACAGTGAGCAGCTTCCCTTCTACGATAATGATGATCTTTTACCAGCCTATCTTGGCCAACTAAACAAGGCTTCTTCTTTCGAGGATGCTAAACGCATCTACCTCTCTCAAGGTAGTTTTGCCGACTCCTATGGTATACCATATTATATGGATGTGGCAGATTACTTCCAGAAATGGGATCGGAACTATGCTGCAAGTATTGCTATGAAATTAGCGGAATTGGGTCCTACCAATGTTCGTGTTTTGAAATCACTTGCGTTTAAGTTAGAAGAGTTAGGTCAGTTGGAAGATGCAAAGAGTGTTTACCAGCGTATCGCTCTGGTTCAACCAGAGGCAGCCCAGTCTTACCGAGACCTGGCTTATATCTACAAAGAAACAGGCGAGTTGAACAAGGCTTTTGGCCTGTACAAACAGATCTTGGCCAACGATACAGAAGGAATAGATTTCAGTGGAGTTCAAAAGCCAGCTGAAAACGAACTGAGGCAAATGCTCAAAAATCACAAAGCCCAGGTGGATTTCGCCTCTGTTTCTAATGATCTGTTAGATGTTCGCTTCAAACAAGATGTGCGCGTTGTGCTGGAATGGAATGATCCAGCTCTGGAGTTCGAGGTTCAGTTTGTGAACCCTCAGCGTAAGTTCTTCAGTTGGAAACACGATATGTTCGACAATGCGGATCGCATGTTCGAAGAGGTGCAGCAAGGCTATTTCATGGAAGAGTTCATCATAGATGATGATGTACAGGGGAATTGGCTGGTGAACATCCGCAACACCGGTCTCAACAATGGAGATGGAAAAAATCCGATCTTCTTGAAATACACATTCTACAAGGACTATGGATTGCCTACCGAAACCAAAGAGGTCAAGACCATAAACCTGTCTACCTATACTCAGAAAGTTAGTTTGGATACATTTTTAAACTAG
- a CDS encoding carboxypeptidase-like regulatory domain-containing protein, which produces MRISGPYLGLVVIMLFSVLGVNAQYIVTLDAEVRNQQSSEPVVFANVRILDKQIGTITGRDGSFLLRFDDEQVHDMEVLEISALGYQTRQITLKQVYRLLERQKSLELQPLDEAASSTEFLDNQGNYQWGRVLMFKEPLQGAKISIPGTYQEVYSNSDGLFKIPIVDENTLNIEFLGAKTASAQVNTTDTLNVALKPEGERLDEVVLSGQGKDPYGRTPEQKKRFNSAGFAVSQLTAAQIPDWMTTMDQVMSRVPNLWWERGPDGIIRYFMPRSAGMEVGGGGLPIIVIDDMIYPQNLGAVIPEIPVSEIDLVSVMPRVMAVIRYGPQGGSGAIVIETKQNRIVLDGNNAIEERSGLIQGNDFEEELTSIGDISTELSFVKELEAATSFEQAKEIHLRQVESADKWGIGFYTRSAAYFSKWDKNYSLELLMKIASVAPTNVKALRTLAYHLDQYDAKNRARSVYQRIMMLSPGDAQSYRDLANIYVETGEVVKGFELYKLILANETEGVDFSGLTESAEMELRRIVKHHKGRVDYMTVSNDLLDHSFKKDVRIVFQWNDPSAEFEVQFVNPQNKYYNWNHDMFAMQDRMTEEASTGAMMEEFVIDDANSGNWQINVRSMQDDKGVSERNPITLKYTLYRNYGKPDETQYSGAIDLSLLKQKVALDQFLN; this is translated from the coding sequence ATGCGAATTTCCGGACCTTACTTAGGACTAGTTGTCATTATGCTATTCAGCGTTTTGGGTGTGAACGCCCAGTACATAGTAACGCTGGATGCAGAAGTTCGCAACCAACAATCTTCCGAGCCGGTTGTATTTGCCAATGTTCGGATTTTGGATAAGCAAATTGGCACCATCACGGGCAGAGATGGGAGCTTCTTACTTCGTTTTGATGATGAACAGGTCCACGACATGGAAGTGCTCGAGATCTCGGCATTGGGTTATCAGACCAGACAGATCACCCTGAAGCAGGTTTATCGTCTATTGGAACGTCAGAAATCATTGGAATTACAGCCCTTGGACGAAGCTGCGAGTTCGACCGAGTTCCTGGATAATCAAGGAAATTATCAATGGGGTCGGGTATTAATGTTCAAAGAGCCTTTGCAAGGGGCTAAAATAAGTATACCCGGTACCTATCAGGAGGTCTATTCCAATAGTGACGGTTTATTTAAAATTCCAATAGTGGACGAAAACACCCTGAATATTGAATTTCTCGGTGCAAAAACAGCTTCGGCCCAGGTTAATACTACAGACACCCTTAATGTCGCTCTGAAACCAGAAGGAGAACGCCTGGATGAGGTTGTTCTAAGCGGTCAGGGCAAGGATCCCTATGGTCGTACTCCAGAGCAGAAAAAGCGATTTAACTCGGCAGGTTTTGCAGTTTCCCAGCTTACAGCTGCCCAGATTCCAGATTGGATGACTACCATGGACCAGGTCATGTCCAGGGTTCCTAACCTCTGGTGGGAGAGAGGTCCGGATGGGATTATTCGTTACTTCATGCCGCGAAGTGCTGGTATGGAAGTTGGTGGTGGTGGACTTCCGATCATCGTAATAGACGATATGATCTATCCCCAAAACCTAGGGGCTGTAATTCCGGAAATACCGGTCTCCGAGATCGATCTGGTCAGTGTGATGCCACGTGTTATGGCAGTGATTCGATATGGTCCTCAGGGAGGCTCCGGAGCCATTGTCATAGAAACTAAGCAAAACAGGATAGTTTTGGATGGAAATAACGCTATTGAAGAGCGATCCGGTCTTATCCAAGGCAACGATTTTGAAGAAGAGTTGACCTCAATCGGTGATATCAGCACTGAGCTCTCCTTTGTTAAAGAATTGGAAGCGGCGACCAGCTTCGAACAGGCCAAAGAGATTCATCTCAGACAGGTTGAGAGCGCCGATAAGTGGGGGATTGGATTTTATACCCGATCTGCTGCTTATTTCTCAAAGTGGGACAAGAATTATTCGCTGGAGCTTTTGATGAAGATCGCTTCTGTTGCCCCGACCAATGTCAAGGCCTTAAGAACCTTGGCCTATCATTTAGATCAGTACGACGCCAAGAACAGGGCTCGTTCGGTCTATCAAAGGATCATGATGTTGAGCCCTGGAGACGCTCAGTCTTATCGCGATTTGGCTAATATCTATGTGGAGACCGGAGAAGTTGTGAAAGGCTTTGAGCTGTACAAACTAATCCTGGCCAATGAGACCGAAGGAGTCGATTTCAGTGGATTGACTGAATCTGCAGAAATGGAACTGCGCAGGATCGTAAAACATCACAAAGGGCGCGTCGATTATATGACGGTATCTAATGATCTCTTGGATCATTCCTTTAAGAAAGATGTCCGTATTGTTTTCCAATGGAACGACCCATCTGCCGAATTTGAGGTCCAGTTTGTTAATCCTCAAAACAAGTACTACAACTGGAACCACGATATGTTCGCCATGCAGGACCGTATGACAGAAGAGGCCTCCACCGGAGCCATGATGGAGGAGTTCGTGATAGACGATGCGAATTCGGGAAATTGGCAGATCAATGTACGTTCCATGCAGGATGATAAAGGGGTCTCTGAACGCAACCCAATTACCCTTAAGTACACGCTCTACAGGAATTATGGGAAGCCTGACGAAACGCAGTACAGTGGTGCGATCGATTTGAGCTTACTCAAACAGAAGGTTGCTTTGGATCAGTTTCTCAATTAG
- a CDS encoding HD domain-containing protein, whose protein sequence is MSPKEKKLVSQTGDFVKKVLENAEGGHDWYHTQRVYWMACYLAQKTGADLLTVSLGALLHDIADSKFHGGDETIGPKMAANWLTDFELDSAVVQSVIEIVKEISFKGGHHDRPNRSLEFQVVQDADRLDALGAIGIARTFNYGGFKNRAIYDPNIPPKPGQSREEYKNSQAPTINHFYEKLLLLKDRMNTDTARKIANKRHKFMAEFLDEFYAEWNFGSPN, encoded by the coding sequence ATGAGCCCAAAGGAAAAAAAGCTGGTCAGTCAGACCGGAGACTTTGTAAAAAAGGTGCTGGAAAATGCTGAAGGCGGTCACGACTGGTATCATACCCAGCGTGTATATTGGATGGCTTGCTACTTGGCTCAGAAAACTGGTGCCGATCTGTTAACGGTTAGTTTAGGTGCCTTGCTTCACGATATTGCTGATTCAAAATTTCACGGCGGAGACGAGACCATCGGACCCAAAATGGCGGCAAATTGGTTGACAGATTTCGAGTTGGATTCTGCTGTTGTTCAATCTGTGATCGAGATCGTCAAGGAGATCTCATTTAAAGGCGGTCACCATGACCGACCTAACCGTTCACTGGAATTTCAAGTGGTGCAGGATGCCGACCGTTTGGATGCGCTTGGAGCAATCGGTATTGCCAGAACCTTCAATTACGGCGGGTTTAAGAATAGAGCTATTTACGATCCTAACATTCCGCCAAAACCAGGACAAAGCAGGGAGGAGTACAAAAATTCACAGGCACCGACCATTAATCACTTCTACGAGAAGCTTCTGTTGTTGAAAGATCGTATGAATACGGACACTGCAAGAAAAATTGCCAACAAGCGCCATAAATTCATGGCCGAATTTCTCGATGAATTCTATGCGGAATGGAACTTTGGCAGCCCTAATTGA
- a CDS encoding lysophospholipid acyltransferase family protein, translated as MKSFSHLLSYPLTAIFYLLFGLLLLIFDPIQRICLNVFGYSTHKWSVDIFNLLILRCLHVLGTTYTMKWHEELPKNVPVIIVANHQSMWDIPPLIWFLRKIHPKFISKIELGKGIPTISYNLKYGGSVLIDRKNPQQATAEIHKMGRYIHDHKRSVVIFPEGTRSRDGKPKPFKRKGLKVLFQEAPEAMILPVSISNSWKLQRNGAFPIPVGSTLRFEFHPLIPVSSENEGELIERVENLIVKHIYQDQ; from the coding sequence ATGAAATCGTTCTCCCATCTGCTCAGCTATCCGCTAACGGCCATCTTTTACTTGCTTTTTGGCTTGCTCCTACTCATATTTGATCCTATCCAGCGGATCTGCCTCAATGTTTTCGGATACAGTACGCACAAGTGGAGTGTAGACATCTTTAACCTACTCATTCTTCGTTGCCTTCATGTTTTGGGCACTACCTATACCATGAAATGGCATGAAGAGCTTCCGAAAAATGTTCCGGTGATCATCGTTGCCAACCATCAAAGCATGTGGGACATCCCACCCCTTATTTGGTTCCTGCGGAAGATCCATCCCAAATTCATTTCCAAGATCGAATTGGGGAAAGGAATCCCGACCATCTCCTATAACCTTAAATACGGTGGTTCTGTCCTGATCGACAGAAAGAATCCCCAACAGGCCACGGCCGAGATCCACAAAATGGGGCGATATATCCATGATCATAAGCGTTCCGTGGTCATCTTCCCGGAGGGAACCCGCAGCCGCGATGGAAAACCTAAACCATTCAAGCGAAAAGGACTGAAAGTCCTGTTCCAAGAAGCACCAGAAGCCATGATTTTGCCGGTAAGCATAAGTAATTCTTGGAAACTACAACGCAACGGGGCTTTTCCAATTCCCGTAGGAAGTACATTGAGATTTGAATTCCATCCGCTCATTCCTGTTAGTTCAGAAAATGAGGGTGAATTGATCGAACGAGTAGAGAATCTAATTGTGAAACACATTTATCAGGATCAATGA
- a CDS encoding BrxA/BrxB family bacilliredoxin has product MYPPELVKPMREDLTSIGFEELFTADQVDQALKREGTTLVVVNSVCGCAAANARPGARISLQNVKSPDHLVTVFAGVDREAVDAARAQMIPFPPSSPSMALFKDGELVHMLERHHIEGRAADMIADNLKSAYDEFC; this is encoded by the coding sequence ATGTACCCACCGGAATTAGTAAAACCGATGCGAGAAGACCTCACCAGTATTGGTTTCGAGGAACTTTTTACCGCCGATCAGGTTGACCAAGCTCTTAAACGAGAAGGAACCACCTTGGTTGTTGTTAACTCTGTATGCGGATGTGCAGCTGCCAATGCGCGCCCAGGTGCCCGCATCTCTTTGCAAAATGTAAAATCTCCAGACCATCTGGTAACCGTTTTTGCAGGCGTAGATCGGGAAGCTGTAGATGCTGCACGGGCTCAAATGATCCCTTTCCCTCCAAGTTCTCCTTCCATGGCCTTGTTCAAGGATGGCGAATTGGTTCACATGTTGGAAAGACATCACATCGAAGGCCGAGCTGCCGATATGATCGCAGATAATCTGAAATCTGCCTACGACGAGTTCTGCTAG